The Streptomyces laurentii genome contains a region encoding:
- a CDS encoding 5-aminopentanamidase (5-aminopentanamidase [Streptomyces venezuelae ATCC10712];~Predicted amidohydrolase [General function prediction only];~Pseudomonas sp. MCI3434 R-amidase and related proteins (putative class 13 nitrilases); cd07576;~catalytic triad [active];~identified by MetaGeneAnnotator; putative;~putative active site [active];~putative dimer interface [polypeptide binding]) has translation MPALRTALLQSSGEPGDVAANLTVLDEAAARAAQAGAGLLLAPELFLTGYAIGDAVTRLAETADGPSARAVAAIAARHGLAVGYGYPERDPERPGVLYNAAQLFGSDGAPLAHYRKTHLFGEGERRWFTPGDASVVQAVVGGLTVGLIICYDVEFPENVRAHALAGTDLLLVPTALMHPAEIVPEAVVPVRAFENQLYLAYANRTGPEGDFEFVGLSTLAGPDGTARARAGRGEELVFGDVDPAFLAASRAENPYLRDRRPGLYGALTEA, from the coding sequence ATGCCCGCGCTGCGCACGGCCCTGCTCCAGAGCTCCGGCGAGCCCGGCGACGTGGCCGCCAACCTCACGGTCCTCGACGAGGCCGCGGCCCGCGCGGCCCAGGCCGGTGCCGGACTGCTGCTCGCGCCCGAACTCTTCCTCACCGGCTACGCGATCGGCGACGCCGTGACCCGGCTGGCCGAGACCGCCGACGGCCCGTCCGCCCGCGCGGTCGCCGCGATCGCCGCCCGCCACGGGCTGGCCGTCGGCTACGGCTACCCCGAGCGCGACCCCGAACGGCCCGGCGTCCTCTACAACGCGGCCCAGCTCTTCGGCTCCGACGGCGCGCCCCTCGCGCACTACCGCAAGACCCACCTCTTCGGCGAGGGCGAGCGGAGGTGGTTCACCCCCGGTGACGCGAGCGTCGTCCAGGCCGTCGTCGGCGGCCTGACGGTCGGCCTGATCATCTGTTACGACGTCGAGTTCCCCGAGAACGTCCGGGCGCACGCGCTGGCCGGCACCGACCTGCTGCTGGTCCCGACCGCCCTCATGCACCCGGCCGAGATCGTCCCCGAGGCCGTCGTGCCCGTGCGGGCCTTCGAGAACCAGCTCTACCTCGCGTACGCCAACCGGACCGGCCCCGAGGGCGACTTCGAGTTCGTCGGCCTGTCCACGCTCGCCGGGCCCGACGGCACCGCCCGGGCCCGCGCGGGCCGGGGCGAGGAGCTGGTGTTCGGCGACGTCGACCCCGCGTTCCTGGCGGCCTCCCGCGCGGAGAACCCGTATCTGCGCGACCGCCGTCCCGGCCTGTACGGCGCCCTCACCGAAGCCTGA